One Terriglobales bacterium DNA segment encodes these proteins:
- a CDS encoding carboxypeptidase regulatory-like domain-containing protein — protein MKKILSIVALIALLTTCMFSQNVTSSVKGTVVDPNGALIPGATCQLANRATGSSLEVQSDANGLFTFLNVLAGDYTLRIEAKGFKPAEMALNISASQIRTVGDIKLTIGAGSETVTVTDEAAQIQLASAEKSGTISANQLENLAVKGRDVFTVLSVIPGVVDNGTAQRVISAPTQVGGTVINGGRDSQKNFTVDGITNLDTGSNQTTHYTTTPDSIQEIRVLTSNYQAEYGRSAGGAITVITKSGTQNFHGTGYYYGRNESLNATSWDAHHYKYPIPKSVERAGIKGFSLGGPIFIPDKFNSKKDKLFFFVSEEWSHWKQPASTKVVTVPTLAERNGDFSQSRDSSGALITVIDPLTHAQFPGNIIPTDRISQMGQDILKFFPEPNYTNPQGAYLGNYISQYSGNYNRRSDMFRIDANITPTLSAYFRFNNDMDEQNQPWGNWVTSMNWVLSDISFNQPGHGYNLHVTKVFSPTLVNDFAFGKSYNHLTAFPSDASKWQRSQLGIPDWYGNADYLPNIAFGSRHYTPANISVIGSFPYDNWNDIYTIVDNLSMVRGKHNLKFGFYFERDGKVSPLWSTYRGTLSFGHSALNPISANDGFANAMLGIVNSFQQSTQGGSGDWWFNNLEWYVQDNWKLTSRLTLDAGLRFYHMGPVVDYSNKMSTFNPALYDRTKAPRLYQPVMQGGNRVGYDAVTNTYVPRVAIGAMVPNSGDFNNGSCAAGQNGCPEGLAEYSAIDVGPRIGLAYDVFGNGKTALHFGGGIFKDRGSILPPVYATGSAPIGYTSTAYYTTLDQLSGATGYRFPNGGFWTSGAWAFYGRLKTPTTTSYSFGIQQELPQNVVVDVSYVGNISRHIWINKDINPIPVGARFNPANADPTTGGVLPDDFFRTYPGYTDVTAQLYDGTANYNALQVKADRRFRNGFQIGAAYTWSRTLGVASGDGEAVSSYLNPRDYNYGPTGYDRTHSLVFNYWYELPKLGKATGNSVLGYFTDDWSVSGITSFISGSPVTPSVYWNDGRDVTGSTDGARGDIIGDPFANIPAGMQFNPAAFRATPKGTYGNVSFGTIRPGVLRGPGINNWDMTLSKRVPLGNERRYLQFKAEAFNVFNHTQYKSFNSSVAFDATNNPILVKDTGGNYVTGAYNAAREPRKLQYSVKLFF, from the coding sequence GTGAAGAAGATACTGTCCATCGTTGCCCTCATCGCCCTGCTCACTACCTGCATGTTCTCCCAGAACGTGACGAGTTCGGTGAAGGGTACTGTCGTTGATCCCAACGGAGCGCTGATTCCAGGCGCAACCTGCCAGCTTGCGAACCGGGCGACAGGGAGTTCACTTGAGGTTCAATCGGATGCCAACGGCTTATTCACTTTCCTGAATGTGCTGGCTGGCGATTACACCTTGCGGATCGAAGCGAAGGGTTTCAAGCCTGCTGAGATGGCGCTCAATATTTCAGCGAGCCAGATTCGCACTGTCGGCGACATCAAACTAACCATCGGAGCCGGTTCGGAAACCGTGACCGTCACCGATGAAGCGGCCCAGATCCAATTGGCGAGCGCGGAGAAATCGGGCACGATTTCCGCCAACCAGCTGGAAAATCTTGCAGTCAAGGGCCGTGACGTATTCACGGTTCTTTCGGTCATTCCCGGTGTTGTCGACAACGGGACGGCACAGCGCGTTATCTCGGCGCCTACACAAGTCGGCGGCACCGTGATTAATGGCGGCCGCGATAGTCAAAAGAATTTCACGGTCGACGGCATCACCAACCTGGATACCGGTTCCAACCAGACGACCCATTACACCACTACCCCAGACTCGATCCAGGAAATCCGCGTTCTTACTTCGAACTACCAAGCCGAGTACGGACGCAGCGCCGGCGGCGCAATCACAGTCATTACCAAGAGCGGCACCCAGAATTTCCACGGCACCGGCTACTACTATGGACGTAACGAAAGCCTGAACGCCACGAGTTGGGATGCACACCACTACAAATACCCAATTCCAAAGAGCGTCGAGAGAGCCGGTATCAAGGGCTTCAGCTTAGGCGGCCCAATCTTTATCCCAGACAAATTCAATAGCAAAAAAGACAAGTTGTTCTTCTTCGTGTCGGAAGAATGGAGCCATTGGAAGCAGCCTGCGTCCACGAAGGTGGTGACGGTTCCGACGTTGGCGGAGAGGAATGGTGACTTTTCGCAGAGTCGTGACAGTTCGGGTGCGTTGATCACGGTCATCGATCCGCTGACGCACGCGCAGTTTCCCGGAAATATCATTCCGACGGACCGGATCAGCCAGATGGGGCAGGACATCCTCAAGTTCTTCCCCGAGCCGAATTACACGAACCCGCAAGGCGCTTATCTGGGGAACTACATTTCCCAGTACAGCGGAAACTACAACCGTCGTTCGGACATGTTCCGCATCGACGCCAACATCACTCCAACTTTGAGCGCGTATTTCCGGTTCAACAACGACATGGACGAACAGAATCAGCCCTGGGGCAACTGGGTGACCAGTATGAACTGGGTGCTGTCGGACATTTCGTTCAATCAGCCGGGACACGGCTACAACCTGCACGTAACCAAGGTATTTTCACCCACCCTGGTGAACGACTTCGCATTCGGCAAGAGCTACAACCACCTGACGGCATTCCCGAGCGATGCAAGCAAATGGCAGCGTTCACAGCTCGGAATACCCGACTGGTACGGTAATGCGGATTACCTGCCGAACATTGCGTTTGGATCCCGTCACTACACGCCGGCAAATATCAGCGTGATTGGGTCGTTCCCGTACGACAACTGGAACGACATTTACACCATCGTTGACAACCTCAGCATGGTGCGGGGCAAACACAACCTTAAGTTCGGCTTCTACTTCGAGCGTGACGGGAAGGTGTCTCCTTTGTGGAGCACTTATCGTGGGACGCTGTCATTCGGCCATTCGGCATTGAATCCGATCAGCGCCAACGACGGCTTTGCGAATGCCATGCTGGGTATCGTTAACTCATTCCAGCAGAGCACGCAGGGCGGCAGTGGCGACTGGTGGTTTAACAATCTTGAATGGTACGTGCAGGACAACTGGAAGTTGACCTCACGGCTGACGCTCGATGCCGGACTCCGCTTCTACCACATGGGGCCAGTGGTCGATTACAGCAATAAGATGTCGACCTTCAACCCTGCTTTATACGATCGGACGAAAGCACCGCGCTTGTATCAACCCGTGATGCAGGGCGGAAATCGCGTAGGTTACGACGCTGTAACGAACACCTATGTTCCTCGTGTCGCCATCGGGGCGATGGTTCCGAACAGCGGTGACTTCAACAACGGCTCGTGTGCAGCGGGACAGAACGGTTGCCCCGAGGGCCTTGCTGAGTACTCGGCAATTGATGTCGGGCCTCGAATTGGACTGGCTTACGACGTGTTCGGCAACGGCAAAACGGCCCTGCACTTTGGAGGAGGTATCTTCAAAGACCGCGGATCGATTCTGCCTCCAGTCTATGCGACGGGCAGTGCGCCGATCGGATATACGTCGACTGCGTACTACACGACCCTGGATCAGTTGTCGGGAGCCACGGGTTATCGCTTCCCGAACGGCGGTTTCTGGACCTCCGGCGCGTGGGCGTTTTACGGCCGACTAAAGACCCCAACGACGACCAGCTACAGCTTCGGTATCCAACAGGAACTCCCCCAGAACGTCGTGGTGGATGTTTCGTACGTTGGAAACATTTCCCGGCACATCTGGATTAACAAGGACATCAACCCGATACCGGTGGGTGCCCGTTTCAATCCGGCTAATGCGGACCCGACGACCGGCGGCGTATTGCCGGACGACTTCTTCCGCACCTATCCGGGCTATACGGATGTGACGGCGCAGCTCTACGACGGAACGGCCAACTATAACGCTCTCCAGGTGAAAGCCGATCGCAGGTTCCGGAACGGCTTCCAGATCGGTGCGGCGTATACGTGGTCGAGAACCCTTGGTGTCGCCAGCGGCGATGGTGAAGCGGTAAGTTCGTACCTGAATCCTCGTGATTACAATTACGGACCGACTGGTTACGATCGCACGCACTCGCTGGTATTCAACTACTGGTACGAACTGCCGAAACTCGGCAAGGCCACGGGCAACTCTGTCCTGGGCTATTTCACGGACGATTGGTCGGTGAGCGGAATCACGAGCTTCATCAGCGGGTCGCCGGTTACGCCGTCGGTCTACTGGAACGACGGTCGTGACGTTACCGGCTCCACTGACGGTGCGCGCGGTGACATCATCGGCGATCCGTTCGCGAACATTCCCGCCGGCATGCAGTTCAATCCGGCAGCGTTCCGGGCAACGCCGAAGGGAACTTACGGCAACGTGAGTTTCGGCACTATTCGGCCAGGAGTTCTGCGCGGACCTGGAATCAATAACTGGGACATGACGCTGAGCAAGCGCGTACCGTTGGGCAACGAACGCCGTTACCTGCAGTTCAAGGCGGAAGCGTTCAATGTCTTCAATCACACGCAATACAAGTCGTTCAACAGCTCAGTAGCGTTTGATGCGACGAACAATCCGATCCTCGTGAAAGACACTGGCGGCAATTACGTCACTGGTGCCTACAACGCGGCTCGTGAACCTCGCAAGTTGCAGTACTCTGTGAAGCTGTTCTTTTAG
- a CDS encoding CHAT domain-containing protein, translated as MFLARQQKKVSADSLYQQGRSALERGELTVAEELANQGYKQYGSKSVEWSWRFRVLSAEALVWRGISKDALPLINEEPPASLSFETLTRRKLVLGLAECFLQHFEEADRLLAEAAVLASEHQPVLMGDVFLAQGVTAVVRSNYPLAEQSFQKALSIGRSQNRLLLQASALGNLGIVSTRTQRYDEAIDRYAESLRVSEALGNRASIAKVMGNLGWCYLMLGDLERAQDLLQKAERLSAELGSFKDQQVWLANLGTVYSMNRQYEAAEEKLREALDIARKLQNKALEAITLNEMTRVAITTKNFKQAAEYNAQAEQLNRIADDRTYALYSVFYRAEIAAGQGDLRDAEQHFQRVINDSAENLSLRWEAQAALAKGLAEAGLPMQAEGQFRKALAGIDEARSSLSKEEYRLSFLNTATEFYDNYIDFLISRGRIEDALAVAEHSRAQTLAEGLGIKSPSTGRLEPSDIARRQGAVILAYWLKPERSYLWAITAAKIELFSLPADSEINALVRNYRKALTGPRDPLETANPSGQELYKLLVGPAEKLIAAGSRVVVIAEGSLHELNFETLLATTPKLHYWIEDVTIRNANSLLLLGPALAVPDGRNPSLLLIGNPVSPSSEFPALEQADEEMRDVVTHFDHNRKLVIEGANATPDAYLASSPERYSYIHFVAHATASRLSPLDSAVVLSRRGDAYKLYAREIVQKPLTADLVTISACYGSGNRAYSGEGLVGLSWAFLRAGARNVIAALWEANDASTPQLMDTMYNGLSRGEDPATALRTAKLEMMKSNNVFRRPFYWAPFQLYVATGFNGRPHSANPSIPAATKNPT; from the coding sequence GTGTTTCTGGCCAGACAACAGAAGAAAGTTTCCGCTGATTCCTTGTATCAACAGGGGCGCTCAGCTCTCGAGCGCGGCGAACTGACGGTCGCGGAAGAACTCGCCAATCAAGGATACAAACAATACGGTTCCAAGTCAGTTGAGTGGTCATGGCGCTTCCGCGTACTCAGCGCGGAAGCGCTGGTATGGCGCGGGATAAGTAAGGACGCCTTACCGCTAATCAATGAGGAGCCGCCGGCCAGCCTGTCTTTCGAAACTCTCACACGAAGGAAACTCGTACTCGGCCTGGCGGAATGCTTTCTACAGCACTTCGAAGAGGCCGACAGGCTTCTTGCCGAAGCAGCAGTTCTTGCTTCCGAACACCAGCCAGTTTTGATGGGAGATGTATTCCTGGCGCAAGGTGTGACGGCTGTCGTGAGAAGCAATTATCCGTTAGCGGAGCAATCCTTCCAAAAGGCGCTTTCGATTGGTCGCTCGCAGAATCGGTTGTTACTTCAGGCAAGCGCGCTCGGCAATCTTGGGATCGTCAGCACACGCACGCAACGTTACGACGAAGCCATTGACCGCTACGCTGAATCGCTGCGAGTTTCGGAAGCGCTAGGTAACCGCGCGTCGATCGCCAAGGTCATGGGGAATCTTGGATGGTGCTACCTAATGCTGGGCGATCTGGAGCGAGCCCAGGATCTGCTTCAAAAGGCAGAACGGTTATCAGCTGAATTGGGATCTTTCAAAGACCAGCAGGTTTGGCTGGCCAATCTGGGGACCGTCTACTCGATGAACCGGCAGTATGAGGCGGCCGAAGAAAAGCTCCGAGAAGCACTGGACATCGCAAGGAAGCTTCAGAACAAGGCTCTGGAAGCAATCACATTGAACGAGATGACGCGCGTTGCCATCACGACGAAAAACTTCAAGCAAGCGGCCGAATACAACGCGCAGGCTGAGCAGCTAAATCGAATCGCCGATGATCGAACGTATGCGCTGTACTCGGTCTTCTACCGGGCAGAAATCGCAGCGGGGCAAGGCGATCTCCGCGATGCCGAACAACACTTTCAGCGGGTGATCAACGACTCGGCGGAAAACTTGTCTTTGCGTTGGGAAGCTCAGGCAGCTCTAGCAAAAGGTCTCGCCGAAGCCGGTTTGCCGATGCAAGCGGAAGGTCAATTCCGGAAAGCGCTGGCGGGAATCGATGAAGCCCGATCCTCGCTCTCGAAGGAGGAATATCGTCTTTCGTTTCTGAATACTGCCACGGAGTTTTACGACAACTACATTGATTTCCTGATCTCACGAGGAAGGATCGAAGACGCACTTGCCGTTGCGGAACACAGCCGCGCGCAGACACTTGCGGAAGGCTTAGGAATCAAGTCGCCCTCGACTGGGAGATTGGAGCCAAGCGACATCGCTCGACGTCAGGGAGCAGTCATTCTTGCGTACTGGTTGAAGCCCGAACGTTCCTATTTATGGGCGATCACCGCGGCGAAGATTGAGCTTTTCTCGTTACCGGCCGATTCCGAGATCAATGCGCTGGTGCGGAATTATCGGAAAGCGCTGACCGGGCCACGCGATCCCTTGGAAACTGCTAACCCTAGTGGCCAAGAATTATACAAATTGTTGGTTGGGCCGGCGGAGAAACTGATCGCGGCAGGCTCACGTGTGGTGGTGATTGCCGAAGGCTCATTGCACGAACTGAATTTTGAAACGCTTTTGGCGACCACACCCAAACTGCACTACTGGATAGAAGACGTCACGATTCGCAACGCCAACTCCTTGCTTCTGCTCGGTCCAGCGCTGGCAGTGCCAGATGGCAGAAACCCTAGCCTGCTGCTGATCGGCAATCCTGTGTCGCCCAGTAGTGAATTTCCGGCCCTTGAGCAGGCAGACGAGGAAATGCGCGATGTAGTTACGCACTTTGATCATAACCGAAAACTAGTGATTGAGGGCGCCAACGCCACGCCCGATGCATATCTCGCCAGCAGCCCTGAGAGATACTCGTACATACACTTTGTGGCTCACGCGACGGCGAGCCGCCTGAGTCCGCTGGATTCTGCTGTTGTCCTTTCTCGCCGTGGCGATGCTTACAAGCTGTACGCCCGTGAGATCGTCCAGAAGCCATTGACAGCCGACCTAGTGACAATCTCCGCGTGCTACGGCTCGGGCAACCGGGCCTACAGCGGCGAGGGATTGGTAGGCTTGTCGTGGGCGTTTCTTCGCGCTGGAGCACGCAACGTAATCGCAGCCCTTTGGGAGGCGAACGACGCTTCCACGCCTCAGTTGATGGATACCATGTACAACGGCCTGAGCCGGGGTGAAGATCCGGCTACTGCATTGAGAACAGCAAAGCTTGAGATGATGAAATCGAACAACGTGTTTCGGCGTCCTTTTTATTGGGCGCCGTTTCAGTTGTATGTGGCAACCGGGTTCAACGGAAGGCCGCATTCCGCCAATCCGAGCATTCCGGCTGCCACGAAAAATCCAACCTAA
- a CDS encoding choice-of-anchor P family protein, which yields MAKTFYFHGLGVGLGGVVTRPFQQLIDSRAATSLPITGGKASASSGKHAVPDLKDPECAGLPEVVTIESALTEITGTLDNDGVYRTRVAASVTGLNVLGIVTADSVVADLLSEHYPGENEPRISVSGSTITNLQVQGQPVTVDFDDALFNNLNTYNAFKNEFDRNPTFKKDIRRRFLWGDLQPDEVPACLKEQYAFTEKQKSLPEAKGIVPCSVVKGASGKSSFQTYRHVLVIPDFGVLFLGELLMEKDARTLTMMRFKLGSPVEGDLTVASGGANGSTWP from the coding sequence ATGGCGAAAACTTTTTACTTTCATGGCTTGGGTGTCGGGTTGGGGGGAGTTGTAACTCGACCCTTTCAGCAACTCATCGATTCAAGAGCAGCAACTTCTCTTCCGATAACAGGCGGCAAAGCCTCGGCAAGCTCGGGGAAGCATGCCGTTCCAGACCTTAAAGATCCCGAATGTGCAGGGCTCCCGGAAGTGGTGACGATCGAGAGTGCTCTCACAGAAATCACAGGGACTCTGGACAACGACGGTGTCTATCGTACGCGGGTAGCCGCCAGCGTTACGGGGCTGAATGTGCTCGGGATTGTCACCGCAGATAGCGTAGTCGCAGACCTTCTATCGGAGCATTATCCGGGCGAGAACGAACCGCGAATCAGCGTTTCCGGCAGCACGATCACCAATCTGCAGGTACAGGGGCAACCGGTCACGGTAGACTTCGACGATGCGCTGTTCAATAATCTGAACACTTACAACGCGTTCAAGAATGAATTCGACCGGAACCCTACGTTCAAGAAAGACATACGGCGGCGCTTCTTATGGGGCGACCTCCAACCGGACGAAGTTCCTGCCTGCTTAAAGGAACAATACGCGTTTACTGAGAAGCAGAAGTCGTTGCCGGAAGCGAAGGGAATCGTTCCGTGTTCGGTGGTCAAAGGCGCCTCGGGAAAGAGCAGTTTTCAGACTTACCGCCATGTCCTGGTAATCCCGGACTTCGGAGTTCTATTTCTCGGGGAACTCTTGATGGAGAAGGACGCCCGCACTTTGACGATGATGCGATTCAAGCTCGGATCCCCGGTGGAGGGGGATTTAACAGTGGCAAGCGGCGGCGCAAATGGATCTACCTGGCCATAA
- a CDS encoding zf-HC2 domain-containing protein, which produces MDHSEAIQMQAAERYLLGELSAEQRDQFEEHFFGCMECASDIRNGAVLLDNARHVLTHEAAPMQTVLVPTTGTRGWLAWLRPAWGFAAAVVVLAGVLSYQNLVTIPSLKRSTSQPQTLASFSLVTAGSRSGGAAEILAPKDRPFGLYIDIPAKESFAYYTVDLQTESGQRPVRVQVSAEQAKDTVQILIPAGAIEPGNATLVVEGHAGQNPAATEIARYPLTIRFQ; this is translated from the coding sequence ATGGACCATTCTGAAGCCATCCAGATGCAAGCTGCCGAACGATACCTGCTTGGCGAATTGAGCGCTGAACAGAGAGATCAGTTCGAGGAGCACTTTTTCGGCTGCATGGAATGCGCAAGCGACATCCGGAATGGCGCTGTGCTTCTGGATAATGCGCGCCATGTGCTTACGCACGAAGCGGCTCCCATGCAGACGGTATTGGTGCCGACGACTGGCACTCGTGGCTGGCTTGCCTGGTTGAGACCGGCGTGGGGTTTTGCGGCCGCGGTTGTGGTGCTTGCCGGAGTGCTCTCGTATCAGAATCTGGTGACGATTCCCTCACTCAAGCGATCGACCTCGCAGCCACAGACGTTAGCTTCTTTTTCACTGGTAACAGCCGGCTCACGCAGCGGCGGAGCGGCTGAGATTCTCGCGCCGAAAGATCGCCCATTCGGGCTCTATATAGATATTCCCGCCAAGGAATCGTTTGCGTACTATACGGTGGACCTTCAGACGGAATCGGGGCAACGTCCAGTCCGGGTGCAGGTTTCCGCCGAGCAAGCTAAGGACACCGTCCAGATCCTGATACCTGCCGGCGCAATCGAACCTGGAAACGCCACGCTGGTGGTGGAGGGTCACGCGGGACAAAATCCTGCGGCGACCGAAATTGCACGATACCCACTTACGATTCGATTCCAATAG
- a CDS encoding sigma-70 family RNA polymerase sigma factor translates to MELFSFDRPYLERLRAGDPATEGHFVSYFSDLVLIKLRARYLAADAIEDIRQETFLRVLTAIRKDGGVQQPERLGAFVNSVCNNILLEHYRSSNRHEQADEDTQEIPDKTIDLDGQLISEQAQSSVRQVLERLSRKDQDLIRAVLLDEGNKDQICQSLGIDRDYLRVLVHRAKQNFKSCYEKTIAAQGRRVKTL, encoded by the coding sequence GTGGAACTCTTTTCGTTCGATCGGCCTTATCTAGAGCGCTTGCGGGCGGGAGACCCCGCTACTGAAGGCCATTTCGTGTCCTATTTCAGCGATCTAGTCCTGATCAAACTGCGCGCCCGTTATCTCGCGGCGGATGCTATCGAAGACATTCGGCAGGAAACGTTCCTGCGAGTGCTGACAGCAATCCGAAAAGACGGTGGTGTACAGCAGCCAGAGCGGCTAGGTGCGTTCGTGAATTCGGTCTGCAACAACATTCTTTTAGAGCACTATCGATCGAGCAACCGGCACGAGCAGGCCGATGAAGACACTCAGGAAATTCCCGATAAGACGATCGACCTTGATGGTCAATTGATATCCGAACAGGCGCAGTCAAGTGTGCGCCAGGTTCTGGAGAGGCTTTCGCGCAAGGATCAGGACCTAATACGAGCCGTGCTGCTGGACGAAGGAAATAAGGACCAGATATGCCAGAGCCTGGGGATCGACCGGGATTACCTTCGGGTACTGGTGCACCGTGCCAAGCAGAACTTTAAGTCCTGTTATGAGAAGACGATTGCCGCCCAGGGCCGGAGAGTAAAAACATTATGA